The Carnobacterium divergens genome includes a window with the following:
- a CDS encoding oleate hydratase: protein MNKKQLGLLAAGATAIGSMYGVKKLNQLKLEKNKGIDEEIEARYYGDQQVYLIGGGIGSLASAAFLIRDANFEGKNIHIIEGMKILGGSNDGAGNNEKGFICRGGRMLNEETYENFWDLFRSIPSLEMPHMSVTEEILNFDHLHPTHAQARLIDKNAEIVDAHKMGFNNKDRAAMSKLLATPEEELDDLSIQDWFAPHFFETNFWYMWQTTFAFQKWSSLFELRRYMNRMMLEFSRIDTLEGVTRTAYNQYESLILPLKSFLEKHEVDFILDKTVTDIDFVEGSDITATAIHLTDGEVIELKPEDKVMMTNACMTDSTTEGDYHTPAPKVEKRPISGELWYKIAQKKPNLGNPAPFFDHEEETNWESFTVTCKGNTLLKRFEEFSGNIPGSGALMTFKDSNWLMSIVVAAQPHFKKQDLTTTIFWGYGLYPDRVGDYVKKTMRECTGEEILYELICQFKWQDDWEKIKEDIVNVIPCYMPYIDAQFQPRKMSDRPKVVPTGSTNFAMISQFVEIPKDMVFTEEYSVRAAKTAVYTLFDITKEICPVTPHNRNPKVVAKAAKTMFR from the coding sequence ATGAATAAGAAACAACTGGGATTGTTAGCAGCAGGAGCAACCGCTATTGGAAGTATGTACGGAGTAAAAAAGTTAAATCAGCTAAAATTAGAAAAAAACAAAGGGATTGATGAAGAAATTGAAGCACGTTATTATGGCGACCAACAAGTATATTTGATAGGTGGAGGAATCGGGAGTTTAGCAAGTGCAGCTTTTTTGATTCGAGATGCGAACTTCGAAGGGAAAAACATCCACATTATTGAAGGGATGAAGATTTTAGGCGGAAGCAACGATGGTGCGGGAAACAATGAAAAAGGGTTCATTTGTCGTGGTGGGAGAATGTTAAACGAAGAAACCTATGAAAATTTTTGGGATTTATTTAGAAGCATCCCTTCCCTTGAAATGCCCCATATGAGTGTAACAGAAGAAATACTGAATTTTGATCACTTACATCCAACCCATGCACAAGCAAGACTAATTGATAAAAATGCTGAAATTGTAGATGCACATAAAATGGGATTTAATAACAAAGATCGTGCAGCAATGTCTAAATTATTAGCAACACCAGAAGAAGAATTAGATGATTTATCCATTCAAGATTGGTTTGCACCTCATTTCTTTGAAACCAATTTCTGGTATATGTGGCAAACTACTTTCGCATTTCAAAAATGGAGCAGCCTATTTGAATTACGCCGTTATATGAATCGCATGATGTTAGAATTTAGTCGCATCGATACATTAGAAGGTGTTACTAGAACGGCGTACAATCAATACGAAAGTCTAATTTTACCGTTAAAAAGTTTCTTAGAAAAACATGAAGTAGATTTTATTCTTGATAAGACAGTCACCGATATTGATTTTGTAGAAGGCAGCGACATCACTGCAACTGCTATTCATTTGACAGATGGAGAAGTGATTGAATTAAAACCAGAAGATAAAGTCATGATGACAAATGCTTGTATGACGGATAGCACGACAGAAGGAGACTATCACACGCCAGCTCCAAAAGTTGAGAAACGCCCGATATCTGGTGAACTGTGGTATAAAATTGCACAAAAAAAACCGAATTTAGGCAACCCAGCACCTTTTTTCGATCATGAAGAAGAAACCAATTGGGAAAGTTTTACAGTGACTTGTAAAGGCAACACTTTGTTGAAACGTTTTGAGGAATTTTCAGGAAATATTCCAGGAAGTGGAGCGTTAATGACGTTTAAAGATTCAAACTGGCTAATGAGCATTGTGGTTGCAGCACAACCGCACTTTAAGAAGCAAGATTTAACCACAACGATTTTCTGGGGCTATGGATTGTACCCAGATCGAGTGGGGGATTATGTCAAAAAAACAATGCGTGAATGTACCGGAGAAGAAATTCTTTATGAATTAATATGCCAGTTCAAATGGCAAGACGATTGGGAAAAAATCAAAGAAGACATTGTAAACGTTATTCCATGTTACATGCCATATATTGATGCTCAATTCCAACCAAGAAAAATGAGTGACCGTCCAAAAGTAGTTCCAACAGGAAGCACCAATTTCGCAATGATCAGTCAATTCGTAGAAATACCAAAAGATATGGTCTTTACAGAAGAATATTCTGTTCGAGCAGCTAAAACGGCTGTTTATACACTCTTTGATATCACTAAAGAAATTTGCCCAGTGACACCTCATAATCGAAATCCTAAAGTAGTGGCAAAAGCTGCCAAAACGATGTTTAGATAA
- a CDS encoding TetR/AcrR family transcriptional regulator has product MTESVMTKQVLSKSLIELCRYKRFEKITISDITKLCGLNRQTFYYHFSDKFDLLNWTYQQTAIHYLKDDVTLENWHDHVLKMLQEMQTNAAFYRNTVQDESALLANQFSTITCDLFLELFNRLDNEQRVSQTDRLFYATFFSYGCGGMLIAWIAAGFKEDAKELAASFARLAKDTEKLAYQLYCEIEN; this is encoded by the coding sequence ATGACGGAATCGGTTATGACAAAACAAGTTTTATCTAAATCCCTAATAGAATTATGCCGTTATAAGCGTTTTGAAAAAATTACTATTTCGGATATTACAAAACTTTGTGGCTTAAATCGCCAAACTTTTTATTATCATTTTTCAGATAAATTTGATTTATTGAATTGGACATATCAACAAACAGCGATTCATTATTTGAAAGACGATGTGACCTTAGAAAATTGGCATGATCACGTGCTAAAGATGCTTCAAGAAATGCAAACCAATGCAGCCTTCTATCGCAATACCGTGCAAGATGAATCTGCTTTATTAGCGAATCAATTTTCAACCATTACCTGTGATCTTTTTTTAGAATTATTTAATCGTTTGGACAATGAACAACGTGTGAGTCAAACAGACCGACTTTTCTATGCGACGTTCTTTTCCTACGGATGTGGTGGGATGTTAATTGCGTGGATTGCCGCAGGATTTAAAGAAGATGCAAAAGAACTAGCGGCCAGTTTTGCCCGGTTGGCAAAAGATACTGAAAAATTAGCCTACCAACTTTATTGTGAAATTGAAAATTAA
- a CDS encoding penicillin-binding transpeptidase domain-containing protein, with the protein MIINQKKKINKKKKNKSHIPFRLNLLFFVVFLLFASLILRLGYLQIVRGEEFETQVKRTETTTATGTVPRGMIYDSQNRQLVGNKPLQAITYTRGAQVSGADMAKIAKNLANYITMDTSELKERDLKDYFAATNEKKLNDRLSKKEAQLKGGELYDVQLSKITPEEIQFDEAERQVAAIFKKMNGAYALTTTYIKSKDVTDEEIAEISENLMNLPGVDTSTDWDRIYPQGDMLRSVLGSVTTEKIGLPSDQASAMLAKGYARNDRVGNSYLEKQYEEVLSGSKSKSETKTNNSGDIIDTATKYEGAKGDNLVLTIDIDFQKKLEEITKNQLASIRSGLVDRMYVVATNPKTGELLGMTGQKYNYETNEIEDDALGAMNTQYTMGSSVKGATVLAGYMDKVISLDNNVMVDRPLKFKNTPAKSSWFNRGGAISMNDETALEVSSNSYMMQLAMRMGGQNNYTPEGTLDIDKDKVFTKLRGYYAQFGLGVPTGIDLPGEALGYPGPTSNPGLALDFAFGQFDTYTPLQLNQYISTIANGGSRIAPHVVKEIRGTDENGNIGAIQTEIQPKILNTVNVGTEEMKRVQTGMYNVVHGGNLNGTGKLLASAPYSISAKTGTAEAFYDGPLEASKGASVFNLTLVGYAPSDDPEIAIAVVVPYLPYNTNSKVNINTAREVFDAYFEGKDK; encoded by the coding sequence GTGATTATTAATCAAAAGAAAAAGATCAATAAAAAGAAAAAAAATAAATCCCACATTCCTTTCCGACTAAATTTGTTATTTTTTGTCGTGTTTTTATTATTTGCCTCATTAATATTAAGACTAGGCTATTTACAAATAGTACGTGGAGAAGAGTTTGAAACGCAAGTAAAACGAACTGAAACAACAACAGCAACAGGAACGGTTCCTCGTGGAATGATTTACGACAGTCAAAATCGTCAATTAGTAGGAAATAAACCCCTACAAGCAATCACCTATACAAGAGGCGCGCAAGTGAGCGGTGCAGATATGGCTAAAATTGCTAAAAATCTTGCCAATTACATTACCATGGACACCTCTGAACTAAAAGAACGTGATTTAAAAGATTATTTTGCAGCAACAAATGAGAAAAAATTAAACGATCGTTTATCCAAAAAAGAAGCGCAATTAAAGGGTGGCGAGTTGTATGATGTTCAACTATCAAAAATCACACCAGAAGAAATTCAATTTGATGAAGCAGAACGTCAAGTAGCGGCTATTTTCAAAAAAATGAATGGTGCGTACGCATTGACAACGACCTACATCAAAAGTAAAGACGTAACCGATGAAGAAATCGCTGAAATCAGTGAAAACTTAATGAACTTACCAGGCGTTGATACGTCAACGGATTGGGACCGCATTTATCCTCAAGGAGATATGTTGCGAAGTGTTTTGGGAAGCGTGACAACTGAAAAAATCGGGTTGCCAAGCGACCAAGCCAGTGCGATGCTTGCAAAAGGCTATGCACGAAATGACCGTGTTGGGAATAGTTATTTAGAAAAACAATACGAAGAAGTATTAAGTGGTTCAAAATCGAAATCTGAAACAAAAACCAACAATAGTGGCGATATCATCGATACAGCAACGAAATACGAAGGGGCCAAAGGGGATAATTTAGTTTTAACTATCGACATTGATTTCCAAAAGAAATTGGAAGAGATTACTAAAAATCAATTAGCGTCTATTCGAAGTGGACTCGTGGATCGGATGTATGTGGTGGCAACCAATCCAAAAACTGGAGAATTGCTAGGCATGACGGGTCAAAAGTATAACTATGAAACAAATGAAATCGAAGACGATGCTTTAGGTGCTATGAATACACAGTATACAATGGGGTCTTCTGTAAAAGGTGCGACTGTACTAGCTGGTTACATGGATAAAGTGATTTCACTTGATAACAATGTAATGGTCGATCGCCCATTGAAATTTAAAAATACACCTGCTAAAAGTTCATGGTTTAACCGTGGCGGAGCTATTTCAATGAATGATGAGACGGCTCTAGAAGTATCATCAAACTCATACATGATGCAACTAGCCATGCGAATGGGAGGTCAAAATAATTACACTCCTGAAGGAACATTAGACATTGACAAAGACAAAGTCTTTACTAAACTAAGAGGGTATTACGCACAATTTGGTTTAGGCGTTCCCACAGGAATTGATTTGCCAGGAGAGGCACTTGGTTATCCTGGTCCAACAAGCAATCCTGGGCTTGCACTCGATTTCGCTTTTGGGCAATTTGACACCTATACACCTCTTCAACTAAACCAATACATTTCAACGATTGCAAATGGCGGAAGCCGTATTGCACCACATGTAGTAAAAGAAATACGTGGGACAGATGAGAACGGCAATATCGGTGCTATTCAAACAGAAATTCAACCCAAAATATTAAACACTGTAAATGTAGGAACCGAAGAAATGAAACGCGTTCAAACGGGAATGTATAATGTAGTGCACGGTGGTAATTTAAACGGAACAGGTAAATTATTAGCTAGCGCACCATATAGCATCTCTGCTAAAACAGGAACAGCAGAAGCCTTTTATGATGGTCCACTGGAAGCCTCAAAAGGAGCCTCAGTCTTCAACTTAACATTAGTTGGCTACGCACCATCAGATGATCCAGAAATTGCGATTGCTGTTGTCGTACCTTACCTACCTTACAATACAAATTCAAAAGTCAATATAAATACAGCTCGAGAAGTATTCGACGCTTATTTTGAAGGAAAAGACAAGTAA
- a CDS encoding YfhO family protein: protein MTVFLKKFLHTNWSLILAGGVPCLILFLIYLAQGVFPFGDSSLLTVDLGQQYVDFYTYYRNTLLGDPTSFFYSFSKAIGGDMLGLWAYYLTSPFNLILLLFPARLITLGITVLTLTKISLAGLSFGILLKKAFNGKGFYLATFSTSYALMGYTIVNQLNIMWLDGLIFLPLVILGIEKLVFEKRGLFYTVFLALLLIANYYIAYMICLFSILYFIFRLTAIQFPSKTTVKEKVIFLSKQLARFSWHSLLGGGLASILLVPTFHALLDSKASYSDFSFEWKFAFPIQEMISKLYIGAFNFDQMPDGYPNLFIGSLALICFISFLFSRAFPIRERLMAFLIVLFLVVSMDLKAFNIVWHGFQYPIWYPYRFSFVLCFFMILNGYRAFIKLERLSIPGMLLVVVSTTAAAFYMLKHPFDFVYHEQIILTSLFIAIVTFLLIVKPKYTLWLPFLLFLVSAVEMGINAQLDLSRLSYVSNSEFLEYRREFAPVIDHIKEKDDGFYRVEKTFLRSKNDSFQFDYPSVTHFSSTFEKEVPTLFGHLGFPVGNGFIAYSNATLATDALFGIKYYVAENNGLYEKSQDDLVDPATGQTPLAKNKLTELTQKNNPTNLTQLQLTIMATKPDLRSYTKLTNTDRMTTFKNQNALSIAYGVDKDILKVKELTNQPVQLQETILKALSPNEKKRYFTPIAFNSTVYQNITPNNQYPNPTFFKQIANNKASVDFQFTPQTNDAYYLTLGPSVKEEDAAFYLNGKKLSQYKTYRDTLILNIANQQKGQTITITVELKKESLWLEQFQLYHFDTNAFDKVVTNLKQNELNIEKFGNTYFKGTATITDENKILMTTIPYSKGWRISIDGKKVPTTKVLNSLLAAPIAKGTHNIEISYQTPYFKIGLFISFISLILLVLTNWLFHRGKRHKHF from the coding sequence ATGACTGTCTTTTTAAAAAAATTTTTACACACTAATTGGTCCCTTATTTTAGCAGGCGGCGTTCCTTGTTTAATTTTATTTTTAATTTATTTAGCGCAAGGCGTTTTCCCATTTGGAGATAGTTCTTTATTGACGGTTGATTTAGGTCAACAATATGTTGATTTTTATACCTATTATCGCAATACATTGTTAGGAGATCCAACAAGTTTCTTTTATTCTTTTTCAAAAGCGATTGGAGGCGATATGCTTGGTCTCTGGGCTTATTATTTAACAAGTCCGTTTAATTTAATCCTGTTGCTATTCCCCGCTCGTTTGATTACGTTAGGGATTACCGTCCTTACTTTAACTAAAATCAGTTTAGCTGGACTTAGTTTTGGGATTTTGTTAAAGAAAGCTTTTAATGGAAAGGGATTTTATCTTGCAACTTTTTCAACTTCTTATGCCTTGATGGGCTATACGATTGTCAACCAATTAAACATTATGTGGTTAGATGGATTAATTTTCTTGCCGCTGGTTATTTTAGGTATTGAAAAATTGGTTTTTGAAAAGCGCGGACTTTTTTATACAGTATTTTTAGCTCTCCTGTTAATTGCTAATTATTATATTGCTTATATGATTTGCTTGTTCAGTATTTTGTATTTTATCTTCCGTTTAACGGCTATCCAATTTCCATCAAAAACGACGGTGAAAGAGAAAGTGATTTTTTTAAGTAAACAATTGGCTCGATTTAGTTGGCATTCTTTATTAGGAGGCGGATTAGCTAGTATCCTACTTGTACCAACATTTCATGCTTTGTTAGATAGCAAGGCCAGTTATAGTGACTTTTCTTTTGAATGGAAATTTGCTTTTCCAATTCAAGAAATGATTTCAAAATTATACATTGGTGCCTTTAATTTTGACCAAATGCCTGATGGGTATCCCAATTTATTTATTGGTAGTTTGGCCTTGATTTGTTTTATTTCCTTTCTGTTTAGTCGTGCCTTTCCGATTCGAGAGCGTTTGATGGCTTTCTTAATTGTTCTTTTTTTAGTCGTTTCAATGGACTTAAAAGCTTTTAATATCGTTTGGCATGGTTTTCAATATCCAATTTGGTATCCCTATCGTTTTTCTTTTGTATTATGTTTTTTTATGATTTTAAATGGGTATCGCGCCTTTATCAAATTAGAACGTCTTTCAATTCCCGGTATGTTACTCGTTGTAGTCAGCACAACCGCGGCTGCTTTTTATATGCTTAAGCATCCTTTTGATTTTGTTTATCATGAACAGATTATTTTAACGTCTTTATTTATTGCCATCGTGACGTTCTTATTGATTGTAAAACCTAAGTATACTCTTTGGCTACCGTTTCTTTTATTTTTAGTAAGTGCAGTCGAAATGGGCATCAATGCGCAATTGGATTTATCTAGATTGAGTTATGTTTCCAATAGTGAATTTTTAGAATATCGAAGGGAGTTTGCTCCTGTTATCGATCATATTAAAGAAAAAGATGACGGATTCTACCGAGTTGAAAAAACGTTTTTACGTTCTAAAAATGATAGCTTTCAATTTGATTATCCAAGTGTCACTCACTTTAGTTCGACCTTTGAAAAGGAAGTACCTACATTATTTGGTCATTTAGGATTTCCAGTTGGAAATGGCTTTATTGCCTATTCTAATGCTACCTTAGCAACAGATGCTCTATTTGGAATCAAATACTATGTAGCAGAAAACAATGGGTTATATGAAAAAAGTCAGGATGATTTAGTTGATCCAGCCACGGGGCAAACACCCCTTGCTAAAAATAAATTAACTGAGTTAACACAAAAAAATAATCCGACAAACTTAACACAATTGCAATTGACTATCATGGCCACGAAACCCGATTTAAGAAGCTACACCAAATTAACGAATACAGACAGAATGACCACCTTTAAAAATCAAAATGCCCTATCTATCGCCTATGGTGTCGATAAAGATATTTTAAAAGTGAAAGAACTGACGAATCAGCCAGTTCAGTTACAAGAAACTATTTTAAAGGCACTCAGTCCAAATGAAAAAAAACGTTATTTCACACCCATTGCGTTTAATAGTACCGTTTATCAAAACATTACGCCTAACAATCAGTATCCAAATCCTACGTTCTTTAAACAAATTGCCAATAATAAAGCGTCGGTTGATTTCCAGTTCACCCCTCAAACCAATGATGCGTATTACCTAACTTTAGGGCCCAGTGTTAAAGAAGAAGATGCTGCTTTTTATCTAAATGGAAAAAAATTATCACAATATAAAACCTATCGCGATACATTGATATTAAATATTGCGAATCAACAAAAAGGGCAAACTATCACAATTACAGTTGAACTAAAAAAAGAAAGTCTCTGGTTAGAGCAGTTCCAATTGTATCATTTTGATACAAACGCCTTTGACAAGGTTGTAACGAATTTAAAGCAAAATGAATTAAACATTGAAAAATTTGGCAACACTTATTTTAAAGGGACAGCCACCATTACAGATGAAAATAAGATTTTAATGACGACTATCCCTTACAGCAAAGGCTGGCGTATTTCAATTGATGGAAAAAAAGTTCCGACAACAAAAGTTCTAAACAGTTTACTTGCAGCTCCTATTGCAAAAGGAACTCACAACATAGAAATTTCTTATCAAACACCTTATTTTAAAATTGGTTTGTTTATTTCTTTCATCTCACTTATTCTACTTGTGTTAACAAATTGGCTCTTTCATAGAGGAAAGCGCCATAAGCATTTTTAA
- a CDS encoding pentapeptide repeat-containing protein — MKIQKIESPRFPIDLKEETFEWIEDEAFYENCLFKNCTLTGRDLEKVCFQSVQFVNVTFSDCHFHQLELLDVTFSKCNLSNTEMIGGILHRCSFLDSKIVGVNFAESSILDTTFKECQANYSSFSYASLKRVSFTEMPLIESDFFNIKWLHLTFNACDLTGVNLMQTNLKGLNLSTSSFEKINLSIELLRGCRINPEQSIVIAGALGCIVE; from the coding sequence ATGAAAATACAAAAAATAGAATCACCCCGCTTTCCAATTGATCTAAAAGAAGAAACATTTGAATGGATTGAAGATGAGGCTTTTTATGAAAATTGCCTCTTTAAAAATTGTACTTTGACAGGCAGAGATCTTGAAAAGGTCTGTTTTCAATCTGTTCAGTTTGTGAATGTGACCTTTAGTGACTGCCATTTTCATCAACTTGAATTGCTAGATGTGACCTTTAGCAAGTGCAATTTAAGCAATACTGAAATGATTGGGGGCATTTTACATCGGTGTTCTTTTCTTGATTCTAAAATTGTCGGCGTTAATTTTGCTGAGTCTTCTATTTTAGATACCACTTTTAAAGAATGCCAGGCAAATTACAGTTCTTTTAGTTATGCCTCTTTAAAACGAGTCTCGTTTACTGAGATGCCTTTGATTGAAAGTGATTTTTTTAATATTAAATGGTTGCACTTAACGTTTAATGCTTGTGATTTAACAGGAGTGAATTTGATGCAGACGAATTTAAAAGGATTAAACTTAAGCACCTCTTCTTTTGAAAAAATCAACCTTTCTATTGAATTGCTTCGAGGTTGTAGGATTAATCCAGAGCAATCGATTGTTATCGCTGGCGCTTTAGGGTGTATAGTAGAATAA
- a CDS encoding superoxide dismutase yields the protein MTYQLPELPYAYDALTPYIDEETMHLHHDKHHNTYVTNLNAAIEKHPELGSKTVEELVSNLDAIPEDIRTAVRNNGGGHVNHTFFWEILAPNAGGVPTGEVKEAIDATFGSFDKFKEEFAAAATTRFGSGWAWLVLDGGKLSIISTPNQDSPLSEGKTPILGLDVWEHAYYLNYKNVRPEYIKAFWNIVNWDEVAKRYAAAK from the coding sequence CCTGAATTACCATATGCATACGATGCATTAACGCCTTATATCGATGAAGAAACAATGCACTTACATCATGACAAGCATCACAATACCTACGTAACAAATTTAAATGCAGCGATTGAAAAACATCCTGAATTAGGAAGCAAAACTGTAGAAGAATTAGTGAGCAATTTAGATGCAATTCCTGAAGATATTCGCACAGCCGTAAGAAACAATGGTGGTGGACATGTAAACCATACTTTCTTCTGGGAAATCTTGGCTCCAAACGCTGGTGGTGTTCCAACTGGCGAAGTTAAAGAAGCAATTGATGCTACTTTTGGTAGCTTTGATAAATTCAAAGAAGAATTCGCAGCAGCAGCAACAACTCGTTTTGGTTCTGGCTGGGCTTGGTTAGTATTAGATGGCGGAAAATTATCAATCATCTCAACTCCAAATCAAGACTCACCATTATCAGAAGGCAAAACACCCATTTTAGGATTAGATGTATGGGAACATGCTTACTACCTAAACTACAAAAATGTTCGTCCTGAATATATTAAAGCATTCTGGAACATTGTAAACTGGGATGAAGTTGCAAAACGTTACGCAGCAGCTAAATAA